The genomic stretch GTATACCATTCCACCCCAGTTGCAAGAACCCACCGAAAGGCCCGCCATGCCCCACGCCCTGTTCGCCCATGCCGCCCGCGATCTGCGGCTGGCCGAGGTGCCCGTTGAAACACCCGGCACGGGTCAGGTGCGCATTGCCATGCAGCGCGGGGGCATCTGCGGATCGGATCTGCATTATTACAATCACGGCGGTTTTGGCGCGGTACGCCTGCGCGAACCGATGATTTTGGGCCACGAGGTTTCGGGCGTGGTCGATGCGCTTGGCGATGGTGTTGACGGGCTGGCTGTGGGCGATCTGGTGGCGGTGTCACCGTCGCGCCCCTGTGGAGCTTGCACACAATGCCTGCGCGGCCTGCCCAACCAATGCCTGAACATGCGGTTTTACGGCTCGGCCATGCCCTTTCCCCACATTCAGGGCGCGTTTCGCGACACGCTGGTGGCCGACGCCAGCCAATGCGTGCCCGCCCATGGTCTGAGTGCGGCGCAGGCCGCCATGGCCGAGCCGCTGGCCGTCGCGCTGCACGCCGTGGGCCGTGCGGGCGAGATGCTGGGCAAACGGGTGCTGGTCACCGGCTGCGGCCCTATCGGCATTCTTGTGATCCTGGCCGCACGCCGCGCCGGTGCCGCCGAAATCATCGCCACCGACATCGCCGCCCCCGTGCTGGACATCGCCCGCCGCGCCGGCGCCGACATCACCCTGAACACCGCCACGCACCCCGAGGCGCTGCTGCCCTACACGCTGGACAAAGGCTGCCTTGACGTGCTGTTCGAATGTTCTGGCGCACAGGCAGCGCTGGTCGCGGGCATCGGCGCGCTGCGTCCGCGCGGTCAGGTGATCCAGCTGGGTCTGTCGGGCGACATGTCCCTGCCGATGATGCAGATCACCGCCAAAGAGCTGTCGATAAACGGCTCGTTTCGCTTTCACGCGGCCTTTCCCCTTGCGGTGCAGATGATGCAACAGGGGCTGATCGACGTGACCCCGCTGCTGACCCACAGTTATCCGCTGGCAGAATTTGCCGCCGCATTTGCCATGGCCGGTGACCGCGCGCAGGCGATGAAGGTCCAGTTGGTGTTCGGCGCATGATCACCTTTGCCCTGGCGGTTTTCTTCCTGCTGATCACCCCCGGCCCCGGCGTGTTGTCCACGGCGGGCATCGGCGCGGGGCACGGGTTTCGCGCCGGGCTGCGCTATCTGACGGGGTTGTTCATCGGCACCAATATCGTGGCCTTCGGCGTGATCTCGGGGCTGGCGGCGGTGATACTGGCGGTGCCGGTGGTGCGCTGGGTGCTGATGGGGGCGTCGATCCTCTACCTTCTGTATCTGGCCGCCCGCATCGCCTTTGCCGGCAGCAAGGTGGCCTTTATTGCTGCCGCCACCGCGCCGGGCATCGGTGCGGGCATCCTGTTGCAGGCGATCAACCCCAAGGCCTATGCCGTCAACACCACCCTGTTCGCAGGCTTTCCCTATGCGCCTGACAGCCTGATCTTTGAAACCGTGACCAAGCTGCTGATCGTCAACGCCTTTTGGATACCAATCCATCTGGGCTGGCTCTGGGCGGGGGCCAGCCTGCACCGCCTGAACCTGTCCGACACCGCCCAGCGCCGCATCAATTATGCGATGGCCGCCGCCATGCTGGGTGTCGTCGCCCTTGCCCTGATTGCCGGAGTCTCCCGATGAGCGATACCCTGACGGCACATGCCACCGCCATCACCGCCCTGCGCGACCTGCTGGGCGACCGGCTCGTCACGTCCGACGCCGACCGCGCCCAACATGGCCGCAACGAAACCTATTACCCCGACGCCCCGCCCGACGCTGTGGCCTATCCCGAAACCACCGAAGAGGTGGCGCAGATCATCCGCATCTGCGGTCAGCACAAATGCCCCGTGGTCGCGGTGGGCGCTGCCACCTCGCTTGAAGGGCAGCATCTGGCGACCCGGGGCGGCATCAGTCTGGACATGAACCGGATGAACCGCGTGCTACAGATCCGTCCCGAAGACCTGAACGTGACCGTGCAACCGGGTCTGACCCGCATGGGGCTGAACGCGCAGTTGCGCGACACCGGCCTGTTCTTTCCCATCGACCCCGGTGCCGACGCATCGCTGGGCGGCATGACCGCCACCCGCGCCAGCGGCACCACCGCCGTGCGCTATGGCACCATGCGCGAAAACGTGCTGGCGCTGGAGGCCGTGATGGCCGACGGCAGCATCATCCGCACCGGCACACAGGCGCGCAAATCGTCATCGGGCTATGACCTGACGCACCTGCTGGTCGGCTCGGAAGGCACGCTTGGCATCATCACCGAACTGACCCTGCGCCTGCATGGCCTGCCCGAAAGCACGCTGGCCGCAACCTGCCGGTTCGACAGTGTCGCCGACGCGGTCAACTGTGTGATCCTGACGATCCAGTCGGGCCTGCCGATGGCGCGGATCGAGCTGCTGGATCACATGATGGTGCGCGGGTTCAACCAATATGCCGACGCGGGCCTGCCTGAAAAACCGCACCTGTTTCTGGAATTCCACGGCACCCCCGCAGGCACCGCCGAACAGGCGGACAGCTTTCGTGACATCGCGGACGAATTTGGCGCGACCGGCTGGAAACAGGCCACCACCACCGAGGAACGCAGTGCCCTGTGGGCCATGCGGCACAAGGCGCATTATGCCTCGGCGGCCTTGGGCAAGGGCAAGCACATCTGGCCCACGGACGTCTGCGTGCCAATCTCGCAACTGGCGACGGCCGTGGTGCAGGCGCAGGACGATGCCGTGGCCCTTGGGCTGACCAGCACGATTGTCGGCCATGTGGGCGATGGCAACTTTCACGCGGGCATCAGCGTTGATCCCAACGACCCCGACGAAATGGCGCGCGGTGCCCGGTTCACACGCGCGCTGGCCGAAACCGCCCTGCGTCTGGGCGGCACCGTCAGCGGCGAACACGGCATCGGCATCGGCAAGCAGAAATACATGGCCGCCGAACACGGCCCCGCGCTGGACTGGATGCGCCGCATCAAGACGTCGTTTGATCCGCACAACATATTGAACCCCGGCAAAATGCTGCCGCAGGACGACTGATCGAGAAAAGGGAGAGAGATGAATATTCTGATTATAGGCGGCGGCGGTGTCGTCGGGCAGAAACTGGCCAAAGCACTGGCGGCCAAAGGCGCTTTGCGCGGCAAACCCATCAGCCGCCTTGTGCTGGCCGACGTGGTCGATCCGGCCCCTGTTGATGCCCCGTTCACGGTCGACACAACGCGCTGCGACATCGCTGATGCGGCCTCGGTGGCACAGGTCGTGACCGCAGACACCGACGTGATCTACCTGCTGGCCGCCATCGTGTCGGCCCACGCCGAAGAGGACTTTGACGCCGGGATGCAGATCAACCTGTTCGGCACCTACAACGTGCTGGAACGCTGCCGCAGATTGGGCAACACGCCGGTCGTGGTCTTCACCTCTTCCATCGCCGTCTATGGCGGCGAGGCGCAGAACCCGCTGGGTGATCACAGCTATCCCAACCCGCAAACCTCTTATGGCGGGCAAAAGGCGATGGGCGAGATCCTGATCAACGACTATTCGCGCAAGGGCTTTATCGACGGGCGGGCCTTCCGGCTGCCCACGATCTCGGTCCGGCCCGGCAAACCCAACCGCGCGGCTTCGTCGTTCATGTCGTCGATCCTGCGCGAACCGCTGAACGGGCAACCGGCGGTGTGCCCCGTCGACGGTGATTTCCTGCACTACTACCTCAGCCCCCGCAAATGCGCCGAGAACCTTGTGAAAGCCGCCGAGCTGGACGCCGCCGCCATCGGCGAAAACCGCGCCATGCAGATGCCGGGCAAGGTCTGGTCGATAGATCAGGTGATTGCCGCCATGACCGCCGTGGCCGGCCCCGAACCCGCCAAACTGATCCGTTGGGAGGCCCAGCCCGACGTGCAGGCGATTGTCTCGGGCTGGCGCTGGGACATCCACGCCGACAAGGCCGAGGCGCTTGGGCTGGAGGCCGATGCGTCGTTCGAAGACAATATCCGCTATTATCTGGAGGATGATAAGCCTGCGGGGTGAGGGGGGCCTGCGCGCCCTTCCCTCATCAGGGCAGCGTCCGCCCCTCCTGGCAGGTGTCCGCTTTGTGCGCACCCAGAGGCCGACGCTGCTGTGCACCTTGGTTTCCGGGCTTTGTTCCCATCGCCCCGCCGGACTGCGCTGCAAGGGCAGGAGCCTCCGGCGGGGATTTTTTGAACCAGAGAAGGGGCGGGGTCAGTCGACCATAACGGCTGTACCGTCGGCCAGCATCTCTTCGATTGCGGGCATATCCGCGCCGCCGGCCTTTACATTGGCCTCAAGGGTTTCTTCGGCGTCTTTGACCGCTGCAAGCGCTGCGATAACCGTGTCGATCTGTGCAAAGGGGACAACCACGACGCCGTTGCTGTCACCCACCAGAATGTCGCCACTGTTGACCATCTGGCCGCCGACCACAGCGCCGAAGCCGACATAGCCCGGACCGTTCGAGAAAGGCGAGTTCGGGTTTAGGCCAACGCACCACGCGGGCAATCCGACCTCTTCGATGCCTTCAAGGTCGCGCATGGCGCCGTCGGTGACAAAGCCTGCGGCCCCTTTGTTGTTCAGCATCCCCATGAACTGGTCGCCTGCCGCCGAACATTGGGTGAAACCGCGCACCGCCGAGACGATGAAGTCGCCCGGCTGCATCACATGCAGCGCGCCCATCGTGGCGAGGATTTCTTCGGGGCCGTTGTCGGCCACCAGAGCGACACCCACCGCATGACCGGGCAACCTGGCGCTGAGCGGGGCAATTTCGGTGGCCAGTGCGCCGCGCCCCTGCATGGCGTCACAGACAAAGCCAGTGGGCACATCGCGAAAGGCGTCGATTTGCGCGGGTGTCGGACGGGCAAAGCCGGTGCGGATGGTCAGGCGGGGTGGTTCGTGGATCATTGAGAAGCCTCTTTGGCAGGGTAGGTGCGCACAAACAGGCGCACATAGGTCAGGGCGGTGGCGCGGGCCAGACAGCGTTCCTTTTGCAGGGCGATTTGCGGGCCATCAAGATCGGAGGCGGCCTTGGCCAGTGCCTCGATCCGGTCACATTGCACCATCGCGCCGATCACGTCGTATTTGGCTTCGATGCGGGCGATGGTTGTCGCGGTGTCATCGGGCAGGATTTTCATACGCTTGCCGATGGCAGCGCCCCATTGGGCGCGGTTTTCGGCAAAACAGGCGGTGCTGACGGCGGGGGTTTCGGGGGCGTTGTCCATGCAGGCGGCGTCCGAAGCGTCCAGACACAGGGCGGGGTCGGTGCCGTTCCTGACGGCGCTGGCAAGGCAGGCTTCTGCCCCCGGCACCTGCGCCCAAAGCGGGGCGGACAGCAGACCAAGGGCTGCCGCGCAGATCATAGTTTTCATTGGTGTTGCCTTTCCTGCGCATTCCACTTGCAAATGGTATACCAAATTGCCAACGTGCGGCAAGCACTGCGGACATCGGGAGAGAGAACATGCCATCCATTATCATCACAGGCGCCGGCAGCGGCGTTGGGCGCGCCACGGCACAGGCTTTTATTGGAGCGGGCTGGGAGGTTGCACTGATCGGGCGGCGGACCGCACCGCTGGAGGAGACAGCGGGGGACAGCGGTGCGCTGGTGCTGGCCTGTGATGTGACAGATGAGGACGCAACCGAAGCGGCCTTTGCCAGGGCGGCACAGACGTGGGGGCGCATTGATGCGCTGTTCAACAACGCGGGCGTGTCGCTGGGCGGTGCGCCGCTGGACGAGCTGAAGGTGGCGGATATTCGCGCCCTGCTGGATGTGAACATCATGGGCGCGTTCATCGCCGCGCGCGCCGCCTTTGGGCAGATGCGCAAACAGGACCCGCAGGGCGGGCGCATCATCAACAACGGCTCGGTCAGCGCCTATGTGCCGCGCTGGGGCTCGGCGCCCTATACGGCGTCAAAACATGCGATCACCGGGCTGACACGCACGATTTCACTGGACGGGCGGCCGTTCAACATTGCCTGCGGGCAGATCGACATTGGCAACGCGCTGACCGACATGGCCGCGAAAATGACCAAGGGCGTGCCGCAAGCCGACGGGTCGAACGCGATCGAGCCGGTGATGGATGTGGCCAATGTGGCGTCCTCGGTGCTGCATATGGCCAGCCTGCCGCTGGATGCGAATGTGCAGTTCATGACGGTGATGGCGACGAACATGCCCTATATCGGGCGCGGCTGATGCAGATGCAGGGGCAGGCTGCGGTCATCACCGGCGGCGCGCAGGGCATTGGCTATGCGGCGGCACTGGCGTTGGCCGAAAAGGGGGTGACGGTGGTCAGCTGGGACATCGACGCGGGCAATGCCGATGCGATGGCCGCTTTGCCGGTGCCGGGTGTGGCGGTGGAATGCGACGTGTCCGATATGGCGTCGGTGTCGGCGGCCTATGCGCGCACCTGCGACAGCGCGGGCGTGCCAACCATATTGATCAACAGCGCGGGCATTACCGGCCCGAACACCACGCTGGAAGACTATGACCCGGAAGCGTGGCGGCGGGTGATTGATCTGAACCTGAACGGGACATTCTATACCAACAAGGTCTGCGTGACGGGCATGAAGACGCGCGGTTATGGCCGCATTCTGAACATCGCGTCGATTGCAGGCAAAGAGGGCAATCCGAATGCTTCGGCCTATTCCGCCTCCAAGGCAGGGGTGATCGGGCTGACCAAGTCATTGGGCAAGGAACTGGCGGGAATGGATATCGCCGTGAACTGCATCACGCCCGCGGCCGCGCGCACGCGGATTTTCGATCAGATGAGTCAGGAGCATATTGATTACATGCTGTCAAAAATTCCGCGCGGGCGGTTTCTGGAACTGACCGAGGCGGCGGCGATGATCGTCTGGGCGGTGTCGCCCGAGAACAGTTTTACCACCGGAGCGGTGTTCGATCTGTCCGGCGGGCGCGCGACCTACTGACGGTGCGCGGGCGCTGAAATCAAGGAAAGGGATGTCGGATGACACGAGGGACAGTGGCGATTTTTGGTCTGGGCGCGATGGGCGGCGGCATGGCGGGGGCCTTGCTGCGCGCCGGTCTGGTGACGCACGGCTTTGACGTGAACGCTGACGCCGTGGCGCGGTTTCGCGCGGCGGGTGGGGCGGATGGCGCTCTGGAAGAGGTGGCCGGCACGCTGGACGCGGTTGTGGTTGTGGTGGTGAACGCGGCGCAGACCGAGGATGTGTTGTTCGGGTCCAATGGCATCGCGGGCAAGCTGGCCAAGGGCACGGTTGTGGTTGCCTGTGCCACGGTGCCGCCGGAGTTTGCGCGTGACATGGCGGCGCGGTGTGCGGCGCTGGGGCTGGAATATCTGGATGCGCCGGTGTCCGGTGGCACGATCCGTGCGGCAGAGGGCACGTTGTCGATACTGGCGTCGGGGTCGCAGGCGGCCTTTGCCCGTGCGCGGCCCGCGCTGGAGGCGATGGCCGAGAAGGTGTTCGAGCTGGGCGATACGGTCGGCGCGGGGTCGTCGATGAAGGCGGTGAACCAGATGCTGGTGGGCATTCACATCGCCGCCATGGCCGAGGCGATGACATTCGGGATGACCCAAGGGGTTGAGCCGGATCAGTTTCTCGAGGTGATCTCGCAATGTGCTGGAACGTCCTGGGCGCTGGAAAGTCGCGGGCCGCATGTGCGCGACGGGGATTACACTCCGCTGAGCGCGGTGGACATCTGGCCCAAGGATCTGGGCATTGTCATGGACATTGCCAAATCGGCCAAGTTCGGCGCGCCGATCACGGCGGCGGCCTTGCAGCAATGGCTGGCGGCGTCAGGCTCGGGTCTGGGCCGCGAGGATGACGCGGCGGTGGCCAAGGTTTACGCCCGCAATGCCGGGATCACCCTGCCGGGGGACGCATGAGCACGATACTGGGCGCGATT from Pseudosulfitobacter sp. DSM 107133 encodes the following:
- the ltnD gene encoding L-threonate dehydrogenase, with translation MTRGTVAIFGLGAMGGGMAGALLRAGLVTHGFDVNADAVARFRAAGGADGALEEVAGTLDAVVVVVVNAAQTEDVLFGSNGIAGKLAKGTVVVACATVPPEFARDMAARCAALGLEYLDAPVSGGTIRAAEGTLSILASGSQAAFARARPALEAMAEKVFELGDTVGAGSSMKAVNQMLVGIHIAAMAEAMTFGMTQGVEPDQFLEVISQCAGTSWALESRGPHVRDGDYTPLSAVDIWPKDLGIVMDIAKSAKFGAPITAAALQQWLAASGSGLGREDDAAVAKVYARNAGITLPGDA
- the denD gene encoding D-erythronate dehydrogenase, producing MNILIIGGGGVVGQKLAKALAAKGALRGKPISRLVLADVVDPAPVDAPFTVDTTRCDIADAASVAQVVTADTDVIYLLAAIVSAHAEEDFDAGMQINLFGTYNVLERCRRLGNTPVVVFTSSIAVYGGEAQNPLGDHSYPNPQTSYGGQKAMGEILINDYSRKGFIDGRAFRLPTISVRPGKPNRAASSFMSSILREPLNGQPAVCPVDGDFLHYYLSPRKCAENLVKAAELDAAAIGENRAMQMPGKVWSIDQVIAAMTAVAGPEPAKLIRWEAQPDVQAIVSGWRWDIHADKAEALGLEADASFEDNIRYYLEDDKPAG
- a CDS encoding SDR family oxidoreductase, coding for MPSIIITGAGSGVGRATAQAFIGAGWEVALIGRRTAPLEETAGDSGALVLACDVTDEDATEAAFARAAQTWGRIDALFNNAGVSLGGAPLDELKVADIRALLDVNIMGAFIAARAAFGQMRKQDPQGGRIINNGSVSAYVPRWGSAPYTASKHAITGLTRTISLDGRPFNIACGQIDIGNALTDMAAKMTKGVPQADGSNAIEPVMDVANVASSVLHMASLPLDANVQFMTVMATNMPYIGRG
- a CDS encoding FAD-linked oxidase C-terminal domain-containing protein → MSDTLTAHATAITALRDLLGDRLVTSDADRAQHGRNETYYPDAPPDAVAYPETTEEVAQIIRICGQHKCPVVAVGAATSLEGQHLATRGGISLDMNRMNRVLQIRPEDLNVTVQPGLTRMGLNAQLRDTGLFFPIDPGADASLGGMTATRASGTTAVRYGTMRENVLALEAVMADGSIIRTGTQARKSSSGYDLTHLLVGSEGTLGIITELTLRLHGLPESTLAATCRFDSVADAVNCVILTIQSGLPMARIELLDHMMVRGFNQYADAGLPEKPHLFLEFHGTPAGTAEQADSFRDIADEFGATGWKQATTTEERSALWAMRHKAHYASAALGKGKHIWPTDVCVPISQLATAVVQAQDDAVALGLTSTIVGHVGDGNFHAGISVDPNDPDEMARGARFTRALAETALRLGGTVSGEHGIGIGKQKYMAAEHGPALDWMRRIKTSFDPHNILNPGKMLPQDD
- a CDS encoding RraA family protein, which produces MIHEPPRLTIRTGFARPTPAQIDAFRDVPTGFVCDAMQGRGALATEIAPLSARLPGHAVGVALVADNGPEEILATMGALHVMQPGDFIVSAVRGFTQCSAAGDQFMGMLNNKGAAGFVTDGAMRDLEGIEEVGLPAWCVGLNPNSPFSNGPGYVGFGAVVGGQMVNSGDILVGDSNGVVVVPFAQIDTVIAALAAVKDAEETLEANVKAGGADMPAIEEMLADGTAVMVD
- a CDS encoding LysE family transporter — protein: MITFALAVFFLLITPGPGVLSTAGIGAGHGFRAGLRYLTGLFIGTNIVAFGVISGLAAVILAVPVVRWVLMGASILYLLYLAARIAFAGSKVAFIAAATAPGIGAGILLQAINPKAYAVNTTLFAGFPYAPDSLIFETVTKLLIVNAFWIPIHLGWLWAGASLHRLNLSDTAQRRINYAMAAAMLGVVALALIAGVSR
- a CDS encoding SDR family NAD(P)-dependent oxidoreductase, with the protein product MQMQGQAAVITGGAQGIGYAAALALAEKGVTVVSWDIDAGNADAMAALPVPGVAVECDVSDMASVSAAYARTCDSAGVPTILINSAGITGPNTTLEDYDPEAWRRVIDLNLNGTFYTNKVCVTGMKTRGYGRILNIASIAGKEGNPNASAYSASKAGVIGLTKSLGKELAGMDIAVNCITPAAARTRIFDQMSQEHIDYMLSKIPRGRFLELTEAAAMIVWAVSPENSFTTGAVFDLSGGRATY
- a CDS encoding L-idonate 5-dehydrogenase, whose product is MPHALFAHAARDLRLAEVPVETPGTGQVRIAMQRGGICGSDLHYYNHGGFGAVRLREPMILGHEVSGVVDALGDGVDGLAVGDLVAVSPSRPCGACTQCLRGLPNQCLNMRFYGSAMPFPHIQGAFRDTLVADASQCVPAHGLSAAQAAMAEPLAVALHAVGRAGEMLGKRVLVTGCGPIGILVILAARRAGAAEIIATDIAAPVLDIARRAGADITLNTATHPEALLPYTLDKGCLDVLFECSGAQAALVAGIGALRPRGQVIQLGLSGDMSLPMMQITAKELSINGSFRFHAAFPLAVQMMQQGLIDVTPLLTHSYPLAEFAAAFAMAGDRAQAMKVQLVFGA